The DNA sequence TTCGCCGTCTATCTGCGCGGGCGCTCTCCCAGGGCGCGCAACTACCTCTCCCTCGTGCTGCTGTCCCCGCTGCTCATCTCCATGGTGACCAGGGCGTACGGGTGGCTGGTGCTGCTCGGGCCGAAGGGGCCGGTCGCGGACGCGTTCCACGCCGTGGGCCTGGACGCGCCGAAGATGCTGTACAACGACACCGCGGTCGTCGTCGGCATGGTGCACGTGATGCTCGCCTACATGGTGCTGCCGCTGATGGGCAGCCTGGACCGGATCGACCCGGCCCTCACCCCCGCGGCCAAGGGCCTGGGGGCCGGCGGCTGGACGTGCTTCTGGCGGATCACCGTCCCGCTGTCCTTGCCGGGCATGCTCGCCGGTTCGCTGATCGTGTTCAGCCTGACCGTCTCCAGCTTCGTCACCCCGGCGATTCTGGGCGGGCCCACGGTGAAGCTGATGCCGTACTTCGTCTACACCGAGGCCACATCCAATCTGAACTGGCCGTACGCGGCGGCGATCGGCTTCGTCCTGATCGTGGTGACGACCGTCCTGACGGCGGGGTACGCCCGGCTGCTGCGCGGGCGCGGGGGCAAGGAGGTGTTCGCATGAGGGCGGCGACCACGGGGAGCGGGGCGGCGGGCAAGGCCGCGGACACGCCGGTGGGCAAACCGGCCGCCACGGGCGTGGGCGGGCGCGCGGGACGGCTGCTCGGAGCCGTGTTCGCCGCGCTGGTCGGCCTGTTCCTGATGGCTCCCGTGCTCGTGACCATCGCTTCGTCGCTCACTACCACCAGCTATGTCACCTTCCCGCCGAAGGGGCTGACCCTGCACTGGTACGCGGAGCTGCTGAACCGGCCCGAGTTCCTGGACTCGTTCCTGATCAGCATCGGCGTGGCGGCGGGCGCCGCGGTGGTGTCCACGGCGCTCGGGCTCGCCGCGGGGCTGGCCATCCACCGCTATCCGTTCCCGGGGAAGTCGGTGCTGGACAGGCTGTTCTCCAGCGCGTTCGCCGTGCCGACGATCGTGCTCGGCATCGGACTGCTCCAGTGGTACGCCCAGCTCGGCATGGCCTCCAGCCCGCTCACCCTGCTGCTGGCACACCTGGTGCTGACCGTCCCGTACACCGTCCGCCTGGTCCTGGCCGGGCTCGCCGGGCTGGACCGGTCGGCGGAGCTGGCCGCCGCCGGTCTGGGCGCGACGGCGCCGCGGGTGTTCTGGCACGTGACGCTGCCCGCCGTGCGCGGACCGATGGTCGCGGGGGCGTTCTTCGCCCTGATCACCTCCTTCGACGACCTGACCATCGCGCTGTTCGTGGTGACCACGGACATGCAGACCCTGCCGGTGCGGATCTTCAACTACCTCCAGTACAACTACGACCCGACCGTGACCGCCGTGGGCACCGTGATGGTGTTCTTCGCCGCGGTGGTCGTCGTCGTCATCGAGCGCGTCGTCGGTGTCGCCCATCTCTTCGGGGCCGACCCCGAGCGCTGACCCCGTGCTCCGCGCACGCACGTTGCGCACACACCGTGCGTGCACAGCGAGCGCACACACCGTTCCCGCACGGCGTTCCCGGGCCAGGCCCTGTTCCGGCGTGCCCGAAGACGCGTGCACCGGAGACTGAGGAGGATTGCCTTGCGAGTTGTGGTCATCGGAGCCGGAGTGGTGGGCGCGGCCGTGGCGGCCGAACTGGCCGCCCGCGGCGCCCGCGTCACCGTGCTGGAGGCGGAACACCCCGGCGCGGGCACCACCGCGACCTCGTTCGCCTGGGTCAACAGCGCGAACAAGGAGCCGGAGCCGTACTTCGCGCTCAACCACGCGGGGATGCGGGCCCACCACGAGTTCGCCGGGGGCGGCGCGCCGTGGTTCTTCCCCACCGGGAACCTGGAGTGGGCGGTGACGGACCGGCACAAGGAGGTGCTCGCCGCGCGGGTGGCCCGGCTCCGGGAGAGGGACTACCCGGTGGAGTGGATCACCGCGGAACGGGCCCGGAAGCTGGAGCCGGACCTCGCGGCGGCACCGTCGCACGCCCGGTTCGCCTTCTTCCCCCAGGAGGCGTACACCCTGCCCGTGCTGCTGCTGTCCCGGCTGCTGGGCGGTGCCAGAGACCTGGGCGTGACGGTGGTGGGCGGCGCCCGGGTGACCGCCATCGAGCACGGCCCGGCGGGCACCACCGTGGTCTGCTCCGACGGCGGCCGCCATGCCGCGGACACGGTGGTGAGCTGCGTGGGCCGGTGGACGCAAGGAGTGGCCGAACTGGCCGGTGCGCACATCCCCATGGTGGACCCGGATCTGGCCGGCTCGGCGACGGTCGGCTTCCTCGCCACCACCGCACCGGTGGCCGCGCGCCTGTCCCGCGTCCTGACCGGCCCACGGCTCAACGTCCGCCCCGACGGCGGCGGCCGCC is a window from the Streptomyces luomodiensis genome containing:
- a CDS encoding ABC transporter permease, producing the protein MAATARVARGPALTPGGSAPAPPATGPVKRRGPWRTGLLLASPAIAVLALLFVAPLFMLVYNSFRTQAGDPTLDNYTRFLGDSFYRGVLWHTLWIGALTTLGCLVVGYPFAVYLRGRSPRARNYLSLVLLSPLLISMVTRAYGWLVLLGPKGPVADAFHAVGLDAPKMLYNDTAVVVGMVHVMLAYMVLPLMGSLDRIDPALTPAAKGLGAGGWTCFWRITVPLSLPGMLAGSLIVFSLTVSSFVTPAILGGPTVKLMPYFVYTEATSNLNWPYAAAIGFVLIVVTTVLTAGYARLLRGRGGKEVFA
- a CDS encoding ABC transporter permease is translated as MRAATTGSGAAGKAADTPVGKPAATGVGGRAGRLLGAVFAALVGLFLMAPVLVTIASSLTTTSYVTFPPKGLTLHWYAELLNRPEFLDSFLISIGVAAGAAVVSTALGLAAGLAIHRYPFPGKSVLDRLFSSAFAVPTIVLGIGLLQWYAQLGMASSPLTLLLAHLVLTVPYTVRLVLAGLAGLDRSAELAAAGLGATAPRVFWHVTLPAVRGPMVAGAFFALITSFDDLTIALFVVTTDMQTLPVRIFNYLQYNYDPTVTAVGTVMVFFAAVVVVVIERVVGVAHLFGADPER
- a CDS encoding NAD(P)/FAD-dependent oxidoreductase is translated as MVIGAGVVGAAVAAELAARGARVTVLEAEHPGAGTTATSFAWVNSANKEPEPYFALNHAGMRAHHEFAGGGAPWFFPTGNLEWAVTDRHKEVLAARVARLRERDYPVEWITAERARKLEPDLAAAPSHARFAFFPQEAYTLPVLLLSRLLGGARDLGVTVVGGARVTAIEHGPAGTTVVCSDGGRHAADTVVSCVGRWTQGVAELAGAHIPMVDPDLAGSATVGFLATTAPVAARLSRVLTGPRLNVRPDGGGRLLLQALDLDAAADPAESYPPDGGIATELLARLPEVLTGTEGAAMEKVRVGRRAMPGDGFTVAGFAATDVPFYVVATHSGITLAPLLGRLVADELYGDESPLLSDFRPGRFTSGEALPPPPPARRPGEQ